A window from Candidatus Omnitrophota bacterium encodes these proteins:
- a CDS encoding secretin N-terminal domain-containing protein: MKANNKLINRDSDHFFKNLWIRKKWSLSLFILLSLISPLGAKSDSAQEDQIVEESPKDKISLDLKNVDIVELLRIVSLKTGRTIVPSKDVSGRITIYLSQVAFDDVLDIILLTQGLALNKKDNVYYVMSEAEYKKMYGRDYIDQRKIETVKLSYAKPSIIFNALGQLKSDVGKIVVDEASGTIILIDIPEKLELLQKTIKELDQPLTTAIYDLNYIKPADAKTQLNAAITPGTGEVIIDERNGKAIISDLPRKIDKLGMLVREIDEESRQVYIEADIVELTLDNQFQRGIDWEKLWSSAAMNGLDFSGNFPLAALTAVGAITQKISVGTFATNHYQAILNFLNTYGTTHVVSQPRIAVVNNEEANIMVGTREAYITQTQSQATATTVTSETVEFIDVGVKLKVVPKISADDFITMKIKPEVSSVTRTLTTSLGSVVPIVQTSQSESVVKIKDGMMIMIAGMTKVEKTDTINGWPVLSKIPFLGVLFSNRVKDTKRTEVIIFLTPHLSRGDAGLRGDEITKILPMENLPERLQNKVVRDKAIDKGLFTPEKMKEELAKKQAIEVAAEETAERTAADKLAKAAEKAEKAAVKQTVAAEVKKSSPREAAKEYYQKGLRAQADSDNEEAIRNFIRAAQLDKKYAAAYNSLGIIYEQESKPEKSEEMYLKAVSADERYCPAYSNLALFNENRKDFTKALEYWRKRVLYGDQNSEWTKKAIQRIKELESNKGETVSDSIGTGG; encoded by the coding sequence GTGAAAGCAAACAATAAACTCATAAATAGGGACAGCGACCATTTTTTCAAAAACCTTTGGATTCGTAAAAAATGGTCGCTGTCCCTATTTATCCTGCTATCTTTAATCAGCCCGCTTGGCGCAAAAAGCGATTCCGCGCAGGAAGATCAGATAGTTGAAGAGAGTCCGAAGGATAAGATATCCTTGGACCTGAAAAATGTGGATATTGTTGAGTTATTGCGGATTGTCTCGCTTAAAACCGGAAGGACAATCGTTCCCAGCAAGGATGTTTCCGGCCGCATCACCATCTATTTAAGCCAGGTTGCCTTTGATGACGTCCTGGATATTATCCTGCTTACTCAAGGGTTGGCCCTAAACAAAAAAGATAACGTGTATTATGTGATGAGTGAAGCCGAATACAAAAAAATGTATGGCCGGGATTATATTGACCAGAGAAAAATTGAAACAGTCAAGCTTTCCTACGCCAAGCCTTCCATAATTTTTAACGCGCTCGGCCAGCTTAAATCCGATGTCGGTAAAATCGTAGTTGATGAAGCCAGCGGCACGATAATCCTGATCGATATCCCGGAAAAGCTGGAACTGCTTCAAAAAACAATCAAAGAATTAGACCAGCCGTTGACTACCGCTATCTATGACCTTAATTACATTAAGCCTGCCGATGCCAAAACCCAGCTTAACGCCGCCATTACTCCGGGTACAGGCGAGGTAATTATCGATGAAAGAAACGGCAAGGCCATAATTTCGGACCTGCCCAGAAAAATAGATAAGTTAGGGATGCTGGTGCGTGAGATAGACGAGGAATCCCGCCAGGTTTATATTGAAGCCGATATCGTCGAGCTTACTTTGGATAATCAATTCCAAAGGGGGATAGACTGGGAAAAGCTATGGAGTTCTGCGGCAATGAATGGATTGGATTTTTCCGGGAATTTTCCTTTAGCCGCTTTAACGGCAGTGGGGGCAATAACTCAGAAAATCTCAGTGGGTACCTTTGCCACCAATCATTACCAGGCGATCCTGAATTTTCTAAATACCTACGGAACTACGCATGTTGTTTCCCAGCCGAGGATTGCCGTAGTCAATAACGAAGAAGCCAATATTATGGTCGGTACGCGCGAGGCGTATATTACTCAGACGCAAAGCCAGGCAACCGCGACCACCGTAACTTCTGAAACCGTAGAGTTTATCGATGTTGGTGTTAAATTAAAAGTTGTACCTAAAATCAGCGCCGATGATTTTATTACGATGAAGATAAAACCTGAAGTCAGTTCTGTTACCAGGACGCTTACTACTTCTCTGGGTAGCGTTGTTCCAATAGTGCAAACTTCTCAGTCAGAAAGTGTCGTAAAAATAAAAGACGGGATGATGATTATGATCGCCGGAATGACTAAAGTTGAGAAGACCGACACAATCAACGGCTGGCCGGTATTGTCAAAAATCCCTTTCTTAGGAGTATTGTTTAGCAATCGCGTGAAGGATACCAAGAGGACCGAAGTAATTATTTTTCTTACCCCGCACCTGTCGCGCGGCGACGCGGGGTTAAGAGGGGATGAGATAACTAAAATATTGCCGATGGAGAATTTACCGGAGCGCTTGCAAAACAAGGTAGTCAGGGATAAAGCAATAGATAAGGGGCTATTTACTCCTGAAAAGATGAAGGAAGAATTGGCCAAGAAGCAGGCAATAGAGGTAGCTGCCGAAGAAACAGCCGAAAGGACCGCCGCAGACAAATTGGCAAAGGCGGCAGAAAAGGCAGAAAAGGCAGCGGTCAAACAAACAGTTGCCGCCGAAGTAAAGAAATCCAGCCCAAGAGAAGCCGCCAAAGAATATTACCAAAAAGGCCTGCGCGCGCAGGCGGATTCCGATAATGAAGAAGCAATCCGTAATTTTATAAGAGCCGCGCAGTTGGATAAAAAATACGCCGCCGCTTACAATAGTTTAGGGATTATTTATGAGCAGGAGAGTAAGCCCGAGAAATCCGAGGAGATGTATCTAAAGGCCGTTTCAGCTGACGAGCGTTATTGCCCGGCCTATTCAAATTTAGCTTTATTTAATGAAAATCGCAAAGATTTTACCAAAGCTTTAGAGTATTGGCGCAAACGCGTTTTATACGGCGATCAAAATAGCGAATGGACAAAAAAGGCTATACAGCGGATAAAAGAACTTGAGAGCAACAAAGGCGAAACTGTTTCCGATTCAATCGGGACAGGGGGGTAG
- a CDS encoding DUF2341 domain-containing protein, protein MNKYTVGIILGILGAGLNCQAQANQVLEQAPFVLEDNLAGPATVEPEPIFATGIIKTICVSYEFTGQVSLEASTNGGVDYTKIINGSPLVDGFIPGNQLRFRANIGPASSLKKLTIGYTDSSGVSRLYRNPDLANYKNHREIYISGGSQEVFNYPLEIKLDPLAAGTEIYFTAADGQTPLYYYLEDPARCYVKVLQIPKEGTKIYVYWKNRDSDRFSPSETTKKRSLSLFLDGNKVFPFFEDFNDASLNAEKWEIIPGLKKEYSIKDGYLRIKDCLVVTRNFKTQQGILEFKAKAEENAGIQVVVRTKVSAGLSPYEQIVYSSNYPGAEHTIAINNIAKVNISNPIKPLTYYIYQATINSTGILFERYSEDRKEKQAEIKFLDVGNFSEGYIGLKADAAPFNAGSVYFDWIRVRPYVEVEPKAVINRDSDRFSLLGDHEPVAEVMR, encoded by the coding sequence ATGAATAAATATACTGTTGGCATAATTCTGGGTATTTTAGGCGCGGGGTTAAATTGCCAGGCGCAGGCGAATCAGGTCTTAGAGCAGGCGCCTTTTGTCCTGGAAGATAATTTAGCCGGCCCGGCCACGGTAGAACCAGAGCCGATCTTTGCCACAGGAATAATCAAAACTATCTGTGTATCTTATGAGTTTACCGGCCAGGTGAGTTTAGAAGCCAGCACCAATGGAGGCGTTGATTACACAAAAATAATCAATGGCTCACCGCTTGTTGATGGATTTATTCCGGGAAACCAGCTGCGCTTTAGGGCAAATATCGGACCGGCAAGCAGTTTAAAAAAATTAACCATTGGTTACACTGATTCATCAGGAGTATCCAGATTATACCGCAACCCCGATTTAGCAAATTATAAAAATCACCGTGAAATTTATATTTCCGGAGGCAGCCAGGAAGTATTTAATTATCCCCTGGAAATAAAATTGGATCCTTTAGCAGCCGGCACTGAAATTTATTTTACCGCGGCTGACGGTCAAACTCCGCTTTATTATTATTTAGAAGATCCCGCGCGCTGCTACGTGAAGGTTCTCCAGATCCCCAAAGAAGGCACAAAAATTTATGTTTACTGGAAAAATAGGGACAGCGACCGTTTTTCTCCAAGTGAAACAACCAAAAAACGGTCGCTGTCCCTATTTTTAGACGGCAATAAAGTTTTTCCGTTTTTTGAGGATTTTAACGATGCCTCTTTAAACGCGGAAAAATGGGAAATAATTCCCGGGCTAAAAAAAGAATACAGCATTAAAGATGGATATTTACGGATTAAAGATTGTTTAGTGGTAACGCGAAATTTTAAAACCCAACAGGGCATCCTGGAGTTCAAAGCCAAGGCGGAAGAGAACGCGGGGATCCAGGTAGTTGTGCGCACAAAAGTTTCCGCGGGGTTATCTCCTTACGAACAAATAGTTTACTCTTCGAATTATCCGGGAGCAGAACATACTATCGCGATCAATAACATTGCCAAGGTGAATATAAGTAATCCGATAAAACCGCTTACCTATTATATCTATCAAGCAACCATCAATTCCACCGGCATTCTTTTTGAAAGATACAGTGAAGACCGGAAGGAAAAACAGGCCGAGATAAAATTTTTGGATGTGGGGAATTTTAGTGAAGGTTATATTGGTTTAAAAGCGGATGCCGCGCCGTTTAATGCCGGCAGTGTTTATTTCGATTGGATCAGGGTCAGGCCGTATGTGGAAGTTGAACCAAAGGCGGTGATAAATAGGGACAGCGACCGTTTTTCTCTTCTAGGCGACCATGAACCTGTTGCTGAGGTGATGAGATGA
- a CDS encoding ATP-binding protein, giving the protein MNINFKEKKLLLAFAFLILLTFLIGLFGIAQIQGLSRKIEGLGRYNLKRQSAVLEMRINNAVYAMGIRNYVFWRAFRYLNAMPIAVNVDKVFAVGENFKNQLKIYRQSAYLGQEKEWANQITVSFDEAFTLGKKIIQSADKEESGKINEATNNLLMNFENRIYKIDEFLNNFMGKSNLEDVQRQLFLANADKQQAIFFLKISLISALIVGILIALSVYRRRIKERSYRQQIFNRMINIEENERKNLSAAVHDEMGQDLSALKIYLGLVSQELAEAKEDLKAKVEECKKITAGLIDKSHNIAFLLRPPDLDEVGLLESLESLLLESSHLSGVEYIFQKPAGSLALAPEYSLLIYRIVQELVTNMIKHSKAKNVEVSINKNANSIELFYRDDGQGFDYNQDARKFLRRREDKFRLGLIGLKERVEVLDGSMQINSSSGKGTSITVTLPIICP; this is encoded by the coding sequence ATGAACATAAATTTTAAAGAAAAGAAATTGCTTCTGGCGTTTGCGTTTTTAATCCTGCTTACCTTTTTAATCGGCCTGTTTGGCATAGCCCAGATCCAGGGATTAAGCCGTAAGATCGAAGGTTTAGGCAGGTATAATTTAAAGCGGCAGAGCGCCGTGCTGGAGATGCGTATAAATAACGCGGTTTATGCCATGGGTATCCGCAATTATGTTTTTTGGCGCGCCTTCCGCTATTTGAACGCCATGCCGATAGCGGTAAACGTGGATAAAGTTTTTGCCGTAGGAGAAAATTTTAAAAACCAGCTTAAGATTTACCGCCAAAGCGCATACTTAGGCCAGGAAAAAGAGTGGGCAAATCAAATTACTGTTTCATTCGATGAGGCTTTTACGCTTGGCAAAAAAATTATTCAATCAGCGGATAAAGAGGAATCCGGAAAAATCAACGAGGCTACAAATAACCTGCTGATGAACTTTGAGAACCGTATTTATAAAATAGACGAGTTTTTGAATAATTTTATGGGTAAATCCAATCTTGAAGATGTGCAGCGGCAGTTATTTTTGGCTAACGCGGATAAGCAGCAGGCGATTTTTTTCTTAAAAATCAGTTTAATCAGCGCGCTGATTGTGGGGATATTGATCGCGCTCTCTGTATATCGCCGAAGAATCAAGGAGCGCTCCTACCGCCAGCAAATTTTTAACCGGATGATTAATATTGAGGAGAACGAAAGGAAAAATCTTTCCGCGGCGGTGCATGATGAAATGGGCCAGGATTTAAGCGCGCTAAAAATTTACCTTGGGCTTGTTTCTCAGGAGCTGGCGGAAGCAAAAGAAGATTTGAAAGCAAAAGTCGAAGAATGCAAAAAGATAACCGCAGGACTTATTGACAAAAGCCACAACATTGCCTTTTTGCTCAGGCCTCCGGATTTGGATGAAGTGGGATTGTTGGAAAGTTTAGAGTCGCTGCTTTTAGAATCCAGCCATCTCAGCGGCGTTGAATATATTTTTCAAAAACCCGCCGGCAGCCTTGCGTTGGCTCCGGAGTACAGCTTGTTAATTTACCGCATAGTGCAGGAACTGGTTACGAATATGATCAAGCACTCAAAAGCTAAAAATGTGGAAGTCAGTATCAATAAAAACGCAAATTCCATAGAATTATTTTACCGCGATGACGGGCAGGGGTTTGATTACAATCAGGACGCCAGGAAATTCTTAAGGCGCAGGGAAGATAAATTCCGGCTTGGGCTAATCGGCTTAAAAGAAAGGGTGGAGGTGCTCGACGGGTCAATGCAAATAAATTCATCTTCCGGAAAAGGGACGAGCATTACCGTAACACTTCCGATAATATGCCCATAA
- a CDS encoding response regulator transcription factor — MPIKIAIVDDHDIIRTGVKSVLEKHTQYEVCVEAANGEAALKAAEDFKPDIMLLDISMPKLSGLDIISRIKRLSPQTKIIIISVYKLGTYILKALRCGVNGYINKDNLAEELIPALSRISSGGSYLGSEISDYLAQTMQDSQKKEIPKGLKILNAREQDVLRLVAEGKTAREIAEVMFLSRRTVENYKNSILKKLNLHKTSDLIKYSLENKFLDA; from the coding sequence ATGCCCATAAAAATTGCGATCGTTGATGACCATGATATAATCCGCACCGGCGTAAAAAGCGTTTTGGAAAAACACACCCAGTATGAGGTTTGTGTTGAAGCAGCCAACGGAGAAGCGGCTTTAAAAGCCGCCGAAGACTTTAAACCGGACATTATGCTGTTGGACATTTCGATGCCCAAACTCAGCGGGCTGGATATAATCAGCCGGATAAAACGCCTCAGCCCACAGACAAAGATAATCATTATCTCGGTCTATAAATTAGGCACATATATCTTAAAGGCTTTACGCTGCGGGGTTAACGGTTATATCAATAAAGATAATCTTGCCGAAGAGCTTATCCCGGCTTTATCGCGCATAAGTTCCGGAGGTTCTTATCTGGGTTCAGAAATCTCTGACTATTTGGCGCAGACAATGCAGGATTCCCAAAAAAAAGAAATACCAAAAGGGTTAAAGATTTTAAACGCGCGTGAACAGGATGTCCTGCGCCTGGTAGCGGAAGGTAAAACCGCCAGGGAGATCGCCGAAGTCATGTTCTTGAGCCGCCGCACAGTAGAAAATTACAAAAATAGCATACTTAAAAAGCTGAATTTACATAAGACCAGCGACCTGATTAAATATTCATTGGAGAATAAATTTCTCGATGCTTAA
- a CDS encoding nucleotidyltransferase domain-containing protein — protein sequence MLKKVDKILKIARQDDEILAVFLFGSLARREGHKTSDIDICLILKPGRYSSLGLSEKRFEYLKVFDLDVQIFQQLPLYIKMRVIKDGKKLFCANEDELYQSVFNTITEFEDYRDIYRDYLMEVGNVR from the coding sequence ATGCTTAAGAAGGTAGATAAAATTTTGAAAATAGCACGGCAGGATGATGAAATTCTGGCGGTATTTCTATTCGGCAGCCTAGCGCGGCGAGAAGGACATAAAACAAGTGATATAGATATTTGTTTAATATTGAAACCAGGCAGGTATTCTTCTTTAGGCCTTTCTGAGAAAAGGTTTGAATATCTTAAGGTATTCGATTTAGATGTGCAGATTTTTCAACAGCTGCCTCTTTATATTAAAATGAGGGTGATAAAGGATGGGAAAAAACTTTTTTGCGCGAATGAAGATGAGTTATATCAAAGTGTTTTTAACACGATTACGGAATTTGAAGATTATAGAGATATTTACCGTGATTATTTAATGGAGGTAGGAAATGTTAGATAA
- a CDS encoding F0F1 ATP synthase subunit alpha has product MKIEALDIKEIGRIEELKQGIVKISGLPNCAYGAVIEFDNGLKGMIVEFDAQFAFGIVFGDERRIKVGDTVSTRGQLLNVPVGDNFIGRVVDPLGNPIDAKGKIEPAAVNPVFHQASGVMEREPISHPLHTGIKIIDMLIPLGKGQRELIVGDRQIGKTSISLDMIINQKGKNVICIYCWIGGSSAAFNKIIQVLNQQGCMDFCLAVCASASASASEQYICPYTAAALGEYFMYNGKDVLVIFDDLTKHSWVYRQMSLLLERAPGREAYPGDIFFLHSQLMERAGRLKKEFGGGTMTFLPLAETLQGDITGYICSNIVSMTDGQIYLNSGLFQEGFKPAIDLELSVSRIGSKVQCPAIRKLSEGLRYEYVQYRSLLRLTRLRTKLSPESAQQLQRGRALYELLIQENGSPLSQAEEIAVFFAFRQKILESISIEQVKLFKNNFFAYLGKHQQNLVGQLDSKGELTEEIKLLLDKTIKDFFRSQDK; this is encoded by the coding sequence ATGAAGATTGAAGCCTTAGACATAAAAGAAATCGGAAGGATCGAAGAGCTTAAGCAGGGGATTGTGAAAATCAGCGGTTTGCCTAATTGCGCCTATGGGGCTGTAATCGAATTCGATAATGGATTAAAAGGAATGATCGTTGAATTTGACGCGCAATTTGCCTTTGGGATTGTTTTTGGGGATGAACGCAGGATTAAGGTCGGCGATACGGTTTCCACCCGCGGCCAGCTGCTTAATGTTCCGGTAGGGGATAATTTTATCGGCAGAGTGGTTGATCCTTTGGGTAACCCGATAGACGCAAAAGGTAAAATTGAGCCGGCAGCGGTAAATCCGGTCTTCCATCAGGCATCCGGGGTTATGGAGCGCGAGCCAATAAGCCATCCTTTGCATACTGGGATAAAAATTATCGATATGCTTATCCCGCTGGGCAAAGGCCAGCGGGAATTGATCGTCGGAGACCGGCAGATCGGCAAAACCAGCATCAGTTTGGATATGATCATCAATCAAAAAGGCAAAAATGTTATCTGCATTTACTGTTGGATCGGAGGAAGCAGCGCGGCTTTTAATAAGATTATCCAGGTGCTTAACCAACAGGGTTGTATGGACTTTTGCCTTGCTGTCTGCGCCTCGGCAAGCGCCTCGGCAAGCGAACAATATATTTGTCCTTATACCGCCGCGGCATTAGGTGAATATTTTATGTATAATGGTAAGGATGTCCTGGTAATTTTTGACGATTTGACTAAGCACAGCTGGGTTTACCGGCAGATGTCTTTGCTGCTTGAGCGGGCCCCGGGAAGGGAAGCGTATCCGGGAGATATCTTTTTCTTACATTCACAGCTTATGGAGCGCGCCGGCCGCCTGAAGAAAGAATTCGGAGGCGGGACAATGACATTCTTGCCGTTAGCCGAAACACTGCAAGGTGATATTACCGGTTATATCTGCTCGAATATCGTTTCGATGACCGACGGGCAGATTTATTTAAACTCCGGGCTTTTTCAGGAAGGTTTCAAACCGGCGATCGATTTGGAACTTTCAGTTTCGCGTATCGGAAGCAAGGTGCAATGCCCGGCCATCCGTAAATTAAGTGAAGGCCTGCGTTATGAATACGTGCAATACCGTTCTTTACTGCGTTTGACCCGCCTGCGCACCAAACTTAGCCCGGAGAGCGCCCAGCAACTGCAGCGGGGCCGGGCCCTTTATGAGCTTTTGATTCAGGAAAACGGTTCTCCTTTATCTCAGGCAGAGGAGATCGCTGTTTTTTTTGCCTTTCGCCAGAAGATACTTGAGTCAATCAGTATCGAGCAGGTAAAATTGTTTAAAAATAATTTCTTTGCCTATTTAGGCAAGCATCAGCAGAATTTAGTGGGGCAACTGGATAGCAAAGGTGAGCTTACGGAAGAAATTAAACTGCTTTTGGATAAAACGATAAAAGATTTTTTCCGCAGCCAGGATAAATAG
- a CDS encoding diguanylate cyclase: protein MQQEINILVVEDDPSAASCLEAALKLADYHVWLAATPQEGLELLHSNTFPVAITELRSPKMNGIQFTRQAHKISAGTNILVLTPYSFVGSAIEAMEEGAYGYITKPLNNSEIRIVVERAVERYFLLSTSDEKDYFVDLAVRDGLTGLFNRRYFNELINVEVNRVKRFPTALSLLMLDIDNFKNYNDTQGHQAGDELLKSAAKVFRNSVRAVDIVSRYGGEEFIIILPQADKKAAQIIAERLRVQVSLYLPTTVSIGIATLPDDASEVEQLIEKADNALYQAKKTGKNKWCVA, encoded by the coding sequence ATGCAGCAGGAGATTAATATTTTAGTAGTTGAGGATGACCCGTCCGCGGCCAGTTGTTTAGAGGCAGCTTTAAAACTCGCGGATTACCACGTTTGGCTAGCCGCCACTCCGCAGGAAGGCCTGGAACTCCTGCATTCAAATACATTTCCCGTGGCAATCACGGAGTTACGTTCACCAAAGATGAACGGGATCCAGTTTACCCGCCAAGCGCATAAAATTTCCGCGGGGACAAATATTTTGGTTTTAACGCCCTACTCTTTTGTCGGTTCAGCCATAGAAGCAATGGAGGAAGGGGCTTACGGTTATATCACCAAGCCTTTAAACAATTCAGAGATACGCATTGTAGTCGAGCGGGCGGTAGAAAGGTATTTTTTGCTTTCCACCAGTGATGAAAAAGACTATTTTGTGGACCTGGCCGTGCGCGACGGGCTCACCGGTTTGTTTAACCGACGGTATTTCAATGAGTTAATTAACGTGGAAGTCAACCGCGTAAAACGGTTCCCGACGGCATTATCCTTACTAATGCTTGACATCGATAATTTTAAAAACTATAATGATACCCAAGGCCATCAGGCCGGAGACGAATTGCTTAAGAGCGCGGCAAAAGTATTTAGGAATTCCGTGCGCGCGGTAGATATCGTCAGCCGTTACGGCGGAGAAGAATTTATTATTATACTTCCTCAGGCCGATAAAAAAGCCGCGCAGATTATCGCCGAACGCCTGCGGGTGCAGGTAAGTCTCTATCTTCCGACAACGGTAAGTATCGGCATTGCTACTTTGCCGGATGACGCCAGCGAAGTAGAACAGTTGATTGAAAAAGCGGACAACGCTCTTTATCAGGCAAAAAAAACCGGTAAAAACAAGTGGTGCGTAGCTTAA
- a CDS encoding ATP synthase F0 subunit C — MSTLALTILMFLSTAGPSAVIAFVGYSAVKSIARNPSASPKIFIVMILSFIFAEAIAILALLILYNLFSK, encoded by the coding sequence ATGTCCACACTGGCATTAACAATCCTGATGTTTTTAAGCACTGCCGGCCCTTCCGCGGTGATTGCCTTTGTGGGATATTCCGCTGTTAAATCTATTGCCCGTAATCCTTCCGCAAGCCCAAAAATATTTATTGTCATGATTTTATCTTTTATTTTTGCCGAAGCAATCGCGATTTTAGCGCTTTTGATTTTATATAACCTGTTCTCTAAATAG
- a CDS encoding F0F1 ATP synthase subunit delta, producing the protein MLIQLLILQFITFIGIIFLLRFLFARQLKSALERLNILHEENLSKEEELKEELRRAKEESQVQIQQGKDEAELIIEEAGKEAQRIRMNMEVQAKQQAEKIIADSHLEVEKLKVSVIKDVQAQSVELASRMIAELLTETDKIALQYEFANGVIEEISRLPKEQFNVRGNQVKVVSSFLLLDRQKNAIKRVLAEKIGKEIELNEQIDPKLIGGLTIELGGMVIDGTLKSKLQRIIPHLK; encoded by the coding sequence ATGCTTATCCAGCTTTTAATTCTCCAGTTCATTACTTTTATTGGAATTATTTTCCTTCTGCGTTTTTTATTTGCCCGCCAGCTGAAATCAGCCCTTGAGAGGCTGAATATCCTGCACGAAGAGAATCTATCTAAAGAAGAGGAACTTAAAGAAGAGTTGCGCCGGGCTAAGGAAGAAAGCCAGGTGCAGATCCAGCAGGGTAAGGATGAAGCGGAACTGATTATTGAAGAGGCAGGCAAGGAGGCCCAGCGTATACGGATGAATATGGAAGTTCAGGCCAAACAGCAGGCAGAGAAAATTATTGCCGACAGCCACCTAGAAGTTGAAAAGCTTAAAGTAAGCGTAATTAAGGATGTTCAGGCGCAAAGCGTTGAGCTTGCCTCCCGGATGATTGCCGAACTGCTTACGGAAACCGATAAGATTGCCCTGCAGTATGAGTTTGCCAATGGTGTTATCGAAGAGATCTCCCGCCTGCCGAAAGAACAGTTTAATGTGCGGGGAAATCAAGTTAAGGTTGTTTCCAGCTTTCTGCTTTTAGACAGGCAAAAAAACGCGATTAAGCGCGTTTTAGCAGAGAAGATCGGCAAGGAGATAGAATTAAATGAGCAGATAGATCCCAAGCTTATCGGGGGCCTGACCATAGAGCTGGGCGGTATGGTTATCGACGGAACGCTAAAGAGCAAGCTCCAGAGAATCATTCCTCATCTTAAATAA
- a CDS encoding DUF86 domain-containing protein has product MLDKNRILVKIDELDGYLDELEQIAPAKLKFKEYQVIEKKRSCERLLQLSIEAVIDICKFFVSGMRLGLPAEENDLFDKMQKKKLLSKEMAVILKEMKGFRNILVHEYAAVDDELVFKAIKTKLKDFRRFKKEILAVLARVSR; this is encoded by the coding sequence ATGTTAGATAAAAATAGGATTTTGGTGAAAATTGATGAGCTTGATGGTTATCTTGATGAGCTTGAACAGATTGCCCCGGCAAAATTGAAATTTAAAGAATACCAGGTAATCGAAAAAAAACGCAGTTGTGAAAGGTTATTACAGCTTTCCATTGAAGCTGTAATCGATATTTGCAAATTTTTTGTTTCGGGGATGAGATTAGGATTGCCTGCTGAGGAGAATGACCTTTTTGATAAAATGCAAAAGAAAAAATTATTGTCTAAGGAGATGGCGGTGATTTTAAAAGAAATGAAAGGTTTTAGGAATATTTTGGTTCACGAATATGCAGCCGTGGATGACGAACTTGTATTTAAAGCAATAAAGACAAAATTAAAAGATTTTAGGAGATTTAAGAAAGAAATCTTAGCAGTATTGGCAAGAGTTAGCAGATAA
- a CDS encoding transposase — translation MPRIARVVAIGQPHHITQRGNYRQDVFLNADNRKQYLAWINEYSVKYGVLVLAHCLMANHVHFIAIPNESDSLAKTFNTAHMRYSQYFNKKLKQSGHLWQGRFYSCVLDQSHLILAARYIERNPVRAGRVEKPWQWPWSSAAAHTNRKDNKSIEFGDLLGIIGMSSTAWEKYIDSAEEDNFLQDIRKHTYAGRPLGAPEFTIGLEEKCGRRLCALPIGRPRKS, via the coding sequence ATGCCTAGAATTGCCAGAGTTGTAGCGATAGGTCAACCTCACCACATTACACAAAGAGGTAACTATCGGCAAGACGTATTCCTTAACGCGGATAACCGAAAACAATACCTTGCCTGGATTAATGAATATAGCGTAAAATACGGGGTTCTCGTTTTGGCCCATTGCCTGATGGCAAATCATGTTCACTTTATCGCTATTCCTAATGAAAGCGATTCGCTGGCTAAAACATTCAATACCGCTCATATGCGTTATTCCCAGTATTTTAATAAAAAGTTGAAGCAGAGCGGGCATCTTTGGCAGGGACGTTTTTATTCTTGTGTGTTGGATCAATCTCATCTTATACTTGCCGCTCGTTATATTGAAAGGAATCCTGTGCGCGCAGGACGCGTAGAGAAACCTTGGCAGTGGCCATGGTCAAGCGCCGCCGCCCATACGAATAGGAAGGATAATAAATCGATTGAGTTTGGGGATCTTCTCGGGATTATCGGCATGTCAAGCACCGCGTGGGAAAAATACATTGATTCCGCGGAAGAGGACAATTTTTTACAGGATATAAGAAAGCATACGTATGCCGGTCGTCCCCTCGGGGCGCCGGAATTTACTATAGGTTTAGAGGAAAAATGTGGTAGAAGGTTATGCGCGTTACCGATAGGGAGGCCAAGAAAAAGCTAG